The DNA sequence atttaaattatccgATGGCTGTTTGTTGTGAGGTTTCTGAGGTTGGTTATTTGTGCCATATGTATTGATGATGACaggataaaaaaaatagtttgtttcagtttatattaatatacttgTTATGCTAATTGTACGTATGATTGATTAAACTGAAAGCTATGAGTATAATAAGATTATAAGGAGGCCCTGGAACATGCACTGAAAGATGGCACAGTCCTGTCCGTGAACATTGAGTTGAAAGATAcacaaacatattaaatcagtTGCTGTCGGGTTGTAATTCTGGTTCTACTACAGTTTGACATCGTATATTGATCTAATTATTACTAAAATCAATATGGTACCAGTGTTAATACGCTATGTACCAGAGGGGCTTCAGTTAAGCTTATATGTAGTAGGTGACATATATTAGTTTAATCACCGTTATAACTTGGTTAGGAAGATCTGATGAGGATTATGACATATAGTTCCTTATATGTTATGCTTCTCGAAAGAAATGcagtttaaaatttgattgtctATTTGTTGTCATAATTGTTTTGAGTGTGTCTCTGCCATCTAGCCATTTCATTCATATGACTTCGAACACCTACACAGCTAGGAAAGAACATTGAAGGTGTGAGACGATGCAACATAAGAGAAGCCCCATTTCCATCAACCAAAGCAATCTCTCTTCTCTGACAGCAAAGCGTCATAAGACTTCTACATCATTATCCTCCAAGgtatctctctcccccccccccccccccccggctctctccctctccctctccctccctctctccccccctcaCTCACTCTCTCACCCTCGCTTGGCTTCTTGCATACAAAGGTAACtttaaaagaatttataaatTCTGTTGTCAACATGAGGATTGAAAATTAAAGTTGGCATATAAAATCAAGTTGAATTTAATGCAGAAGAAATAATGTCAAGTCAGTTGGTATTTTGCAAAGCAAAATTTCCAAGAAAAGAGTATTttaatacaactcttttaaAACATCTCCGCAACACATTTTATGGACTATATCCTGTCAATATGAGGATTGAACATATAAGTTAAAATGTTGAAtatgatgaagaagaaataAGGCAAATCcccttaatatatattttatgaagcAGAATCTCAGAGAAATATGTATTCTTACTTCACTACCTACACAATCTTAGCAACATGTTTGTATAAACTTGAGTTTGTTGGAAACTCATGTTTAACATTATGCAGAGAATTTGCCACCTCTCTAAACAATGCTAGGATTTGATAAATAACAGTCATACCAAGAGATTTCTGTGTTCTGTCCTATTACTATGATTCTCCTAAGCAAAAGGGAATATATGGTGGTAATTTTGCGTGTTTACAAGTAAATATCTTGTTAGAATAAGCAAtatttttcttggtgacagGATAGGAAAGAGAAGATTGGTGAACGAGTAATGGCTCTTCAGCAGCTTGTTTCACCGTTTGGGAAGGTACATGAATTTGAGAACTGTTAACTTATGAGTGAATCCCCGAGAATAGCAGAGTTCCTGCTTATTCTCTGGAAGAGTTACAAGCTAACCTTTTTGTGTCCGAGTTTGACCCCAAAATGTTTGTGTTTAAAACTCAACATCTGtgtatttataacatattatatatatatgaagtatCAAAAACACATCTTATAAGCAGAACTGTGTCTTACATTTCGTGCAGACAGATACAGCTTCAGTCCTGCTAGAGGCAATGGACTATATAAGCTTCCTACATGAACAAGTCAAGGTTTGGCCTTCTGCTTTGTTTTGTAAATTGTTATACATATTACCATACAGTCAGCAGAGTTCCCTGATCAAATCTGTCCATCTCCATTCTCCTCGTAATCACCTAGAAGGAGAAGTTCTAATCCCAGTGCTCGAATCTATATCCATAATATTCATGAATAAAACTGCCTATACTGATTCGTCTAAGTTTTAAAAATCGTATACACTTTACATATTCTCTTTCCTCTCTGGAAATATGTTCCCTGATAAAAATACCTTCCTtttttccttttcaaaatgGTCGTCTACTTGTGCCTTGACTTCTTGAATAGTTTGAAGATAAGATATATGACTTctgacataatttttttgattgccAGCAGCTACTTGCTTGGATTGTTTTCACTTTCTTCACGTAAACCTTTTAGGACCAATGCATGATTATTTGTTTGATAATTACAGTAATTATATGTTCATTCTTCTCAGATAACAGTTCTGCGCCTTTAATTTCTTGGATTTACAAAATATTAGTATTCTGATATATATCAGTGACACTTCTGATATGTTTCAGGTG is a window from the Daucus carota subsp. sativus chromosome 8, DH1 v3.0, whole genome shotgun sequence genome containing:
- the LOC108197411 gene encoding transcription factor bHLH153-like, producing MQHKRSPISINQSNLSSLTAKRHKTSTSLSSKDRKEKIGERVMALQQLVSPFGKTDTASVLLEAMDYISFLHEQVKVLSAPYLHSTSGRNIQELETNNLRSKGLCIVPVSCTAGVAGTNGADIWAPIKNCSPKH